One genomic region from Leishmania mexicana MHOM/GT/2001/U1103 complete genome, chromosome 15 encodes:
- a CDS encoding putative presenilin-like aspartic peptidase, producing the protein MSTRPLLDDARLSRGVGIRFVSLVVPVTVTMLAVVWSLSCLSPIYVNNRAPPLPVMVNENDADTVGEKFVYSLVAALIVVGCVVAATVATVVLYYFHLQFVLYGWLAFSAVSMFFMLLWIWLDLFCTYFQIPYNVISMGIFVWNFGVVGLIALFYYSHPTVTQVYLVIASILTAWSLTALPEWSTWALLICIATYDILAVLWQQGPLHRLIKIAQERDEPIPAFVYSSAHSIAPITQPATASSARVPATAAESFMWTVQHAAPFKLGLGDFIFYSLLVGRASFSGFVSWGFCMVSILAGMLGTLLSLLLFRNSLRALPALPCSIFLSTVVFVLCRLIVESLSSFVSHHLLVL; encoded by the coding sequence ATGTCAACTAGGCCTCTTTTAGACGACGCACGCCTCTCACGTGGTGTGGGTATCCGGTTTGTGTCGCTTGTCGTACCTGTAACTGTCACCATGTTGGCCGTGGTATGGAGCCTCTCGTGCCTCTCGCCAATCTACGTGAACAACCgggcgccgcctctgccggtGATGGTAAACGAGAATGACGCGGACACGGTTGGCGAGAAGTTTGTGTACTCACTGGTGGCGGCCCTGATTGTCGTTGGATGCGTCGTGGCCGCAACGGTTGCAACTGTGGTGCTCTATTACTTTCATCTCCAGTTTGTATTGTATGGCTGGCTGGCGTTTTCGGCAGTGTCAATGTTTTTTATGTTGCTGTGGATTTGGCTGGACTTGTTCTGCACATATTTCCAAATCCCTTACAACGTCATTTCGATGGGCATCTTTGTGTGGAACTTCGGGGTGGTGGGTCTCATCGCCCTCTTTTACTATTCTCACCCTACTGTGACGCAGGTGTATTTGGTCATCGCCTCCATCTTGACTGCGTGgtcgctgacggcgctgccggaaTGGTCGACGTGGGCGTTGCTGATCTGCATCGCCACGTACGACATTCTTGCAGTTCTCTGGCAGCAGGGGCCACTGCATCGACTAATCAAGATAGCTCAAGAACGCGACGAGCCGATTCCAGCATTTGTCtacagcagcgcacacagCATCGCTCCGATTACACAGCCCGCAACAGCGAGCTCGGCGCGTGTGCCGGCAACGGCAGCTGAGTCTTTCATGTGGACGGTGCAACACGCCGCTCCGTTCAAGCTGGGCCTTGGGGACTTTATCTTTTACAGCCTTCTCGTTGGTCGTGCCTCATTTTCCGGCTTTGTATCGTGGGGTTTCTGTATGGTGAGCATCCTGGCGGGCATGCTGGGCACGCTGCTGTCCTTGCTGCTTTTCCGAAActcgctgcgcgcgctgccggctCTGCCGTGCTCTATTTTTCTCTCTACTGTCGTCTTCGTGCTCTGTAGACTAATTGTGGAGTCGCTGAGCTCCTTTGTGAGTCATCACCTGTTGGTGCTCTAA